In a single window of the Fusarium falciforme chromosome 3, complete sequence genome:
- a CDS encoding ENDO3c domain-containing protein → MDLKSPVTVSEMSCRVTRSMSRRESEKSTRSLADVTVTKRKAGTRRPPAGRVLPASRTAPIQNEHFGLVQESVGTDLYKLLVAAVLWNRTRGVQARPVFLKLTSNYPSPEDLAEASISHLSDLLHPLGLHNSRARRLVAFARAWVQNPPSKSRRYRKLHYPFRGDGLDIGKNEVLAEDDEREGWEVAHLPSLGPYALDSFRIFHRDILRGLAEDWNGKGAGPGFESEWKRVVPMDKDLRAYIRWRWLKEGWVWDAETGTKVRASKKSSRTELAQ, encoded by the coding sequence ATGGACCTCAAGAGCCCTGTCACCGTTTCAGAGATGTCTTGCCGTGTGACGCGGTCCATGTCTAGACGGGAATCCGAAAAGAGCACCAGATCCCTGGCCGATGTTACCGTAACAAAACGCAAGGCGGGAACTCGAAGGCCACCAGCAGGCCGAGTACTTCCGGCCTCTCGCACAGCACCTATCCAAAATGAACACTTTGGACTTGTACAAGAAAGTGTCGGCACAGACTTATACAAGTTACTCGTTGCCGCCGTGCTCTGGAACCGTACTCGGGGTGTCCAGGCACGCCCGGTCTTCCTGAAGCTGACATCCAACTACCCGTCGCCCGAGGACTTGGCCGAAGCATCCATTTCGCACCTTTCAGACCTCCTTCATCCCCTAGGTCTGCATAACTCTCGGGCCAGGCGACTTGTGGCGTTCGCCAGGGCATGGGTGCAGAATCCACCATCAAAATCAAGGCGTTACCGGAAGCTACACTACCCCTTTCGCGGGGATGGACTTGACATCGGCAAGAATGAGGTCTTGGCAGAAGATGACGAGCGAGAGGGATGGGAAGTCGCGCATTTGCCTTCACTGGGCCCTTATGCTCTCGACAGTTTTCGAATCTTCCATCGGGACATACTCAGAGGCTTAGCCGAAGACTGGAATGGCAAGGGGGCGGGGCCAGGGTTTGAGTCTGAGTGGAAAAGGGTGGTGCCTATGGATAAGGATCTGCGGGCGTACATACGTTGGAGGTGGCTGAAAGAAGGCTGGGTATGGGACGCAGAGACCGGCACAAAAGTCCGGGCGTCCAAGAAGTCAAGTAGGACAGAACTTGCACAATAA
- a CDS encoding Zn(2)-C6 fungal-type domain-containing protein, which translates to MPEQEPRQRRRKVTLACEPCRERKARCDGVKPLCSTCRRRSLGIEQCVYKVGNARTACSDDYTKALHERIRRLEQVCALHGIDPDALPDAPNEQPVNTQSQAQLDAIVMGTSQGQTLTPLSSAANEGMESSNNSRRVTAMGTTTVEEDIGQSHDTTQSFYGSSSAASFLKEACGTVNPPLSCQTSINPQVATSEPPSLYSGIEKLVLPPRPLADHLKERYFQQVYYLYPLFDKEAFEHAYESLWLPSGQASSPEEYRDLGLGEDATTIAFYSSLNAIFALGCIFSDLSTAAKTTAYEVFFNRSKQNIGLDLLDMNDLSAVQTLLLVALVLQGTPFPERCWNAVGVACRMAQGLGLHTMPKYDAQESRVRQIRRRTWHGCVVLDTLVSMTLGRPTMITNLSTLAVPGSMDFNIQNAEGSEQLNLQFQLETVRLSIILDSILSKVYQPWQCRLLHDEQSLASHADTACQSMDTFVELQGRLQAFELSVATSLSWKTPLTTESISPEVSNILALQRNVLHARFTYISLMLYRPILTQLLSSDASGDMDYDLQSSFKRDGARACVRSAIRLINVVHDTFRTDTTEAWWWNGLYACTASLVLMTCRLCPSLWATLDQSAVVESWEKCHAVLEAISPFSLSIRKSFDLLLKINQTITARQQDCAANENLEQNLVHEMLDSVLEGDLSLQDALTISFPFDADTMVFPGWEGMNLTAGN; encoded by the exons ATGCCGGAACAGGAACCGCGCCAACGTCGTCGCAAGGTGACGCTGGCCTGCGAACCCTGCAGGGAACGCAAGGCTCGCTGCGACGGAGTCAAGCCGCTCTGCTCGACGTGTCGGCGTCGGTCGCTGGGTATTGAGCAGTGCGTCTACAAGGTGGGGAATGCGCGGACAGCATGCAGTGACGA CTACACAAAAGCTCTCCACGAGCGTATCCGTCGGCTGGAGCAGGTTTGCGCGTTGCATGGTATAGACCCTGACGCTCTCCCAGATGCACCCAATGAGCAGCCTGTCAATACACAAAGTCAAGCCCAATTGGACGCCATCGTCATGGGAACGTCGCAGGGCCAAACCCTGACTCCGTTGTCATCAGCTGCAAATGAGGGCATGGAAAGTTCCAACAACTCAAGGCGAGTCACCGCTATGGGCACAACTACAGTTGAGGAGGACATTGGACAATCCCATGACACGACCCAATCCTTCTACGGTTCGTCTTCTGCTGCTTCATTCTTGAAGGAGGCTTGCGGGACTGTGAATCCTCCATTGTCCTGCCAGACATCCATAAACCCCCAAGTCGCAACTTCGGAGCCCCCATCTCTTTACAGCGGCATTGAAAAGCTCGTTCTTCCACCACGACCTCTAGCAGACCACCTCAAAGAAAGATACTTCCAACAGGTCTACTACCTCTACCCCCTCTTTGACAAGGAAGCTTTCGAGCATGCCTATGAGTCGCTGTGGCTACCAAGTGGACAAGCCTCAAGTCCAGAAGAGTATCGAGATCTAGGCCTCGGAGAAGATGCGACCACGATTGCATTCTATTCTTCGCTCAACGCCATATTTGCTCTTGGATGTATCTTCTCGGACCTCTCAACTGCGGCAAAAACAACAGCGTACGAAGTCTTCTTCAACCGCTCCAAACAAAACATTGGTCTTGATCTGCTCGATATGAACGACTTGAGCGCTGTGCAGACGCTACTCTTGGTAGCTCTCGTCTTACAGGGCACTCCCTTCCCGGAGCGATGTTGGAATGCTGTCGGTGTAGCATGTCGGATGGCTCAAGGCCTAGGGTTGCACACCATGCCGAAGTATGACGCCCAGGAATCGCGGGTAAGGCAGATACGGCGCCGTACGTGGCACGGGTGTGTTGTGTTGGATAC GCTTGTGAGCATGACACTTGGACGACCGACCATGATCACCAACCTTTCTACGCTTGCTGTACCGGGAAGTATGGACTTCAATATCCAGAATGCAGAGGGAAGTGAACAGCTGAATCTTCAATTTCAGCTTGAAACTGTCCGGCTGAGTATCATTTTGGATAGCATACTGTCAAAGGTTTACCAGCCCTGGCAATGCAGGCTTCTTCATGATGAGCAGAGTCTTGCGTCGCATGCAGATACGGCCTGCCAGAGCATGGATACTTTTGTTGAGCTTCAGGGACGGCTTCAAGCCTTCGAGCTATCTGTGGCAACTTCTCTTTCGTGGAAGACACCCTTGACTACAGAGTCCATCTCACCAGAGGTTTCTAACATTCTCGCTCTTCAAAGAAATGTGTTACACGCACG CTTTACTTACATTAGTCTCATGCTTTATCGGCCCATCTTGACTCAATTGCTCTCTTCCGATGCCTCGGGCGATATGGACTATGACTTACAGTCGTCTTTCAAGCGAGACGGTGCCAGAGCATGCGTGCGGTCTGCGATTCGACTCATTAACGTGGTTCACGATACCTTTCGTACGGACACAACTGAAGCGTGGTGGTGGAACGGTCTAT ATGCCTGTACCGCTAGCCTTGTGCTCATGACATGCCGCCTATGTCCCTCCCTGTGGGCTACTCTAGATCAGTCGGCAGTGGTCGAATCGTGGGAGAAATGCCACGCAGTTCTAGAGGCGATCTCTCCGTTCAGCCTGTCTATTCGAAAATCCTTCGATTTACTCTTGAAGATCAACCAGACTATCACTGCAAGGCAACAAG ATTGTGCCGCAAATGAAAACTTGGAACAAAACCTGGTACATGAAATGTTGGATTCAGTCCTGGAGGGGGATTTGTCCTTGCAAGATGCTTTGACAATATCGTTTCCGTTTGATGCTGACACGATGGTTTTTCCGGGTTGGGAAGGGATGAACTTGACAGCAGGGAACTGA
- a CDS encoding Long-chain-alcohol oxidase produces MAEIPAAMTSPRSVGLPEAPNPDPLPEAQWHTLLAVMDTVVCSCRRNEPRDVDEAGLSDAEYEKTTMHLRQNTSLDLSDTSTFDAFLAEKPSEIPLFQDILKRMLTGFPHDKLATLHSVLSLIDNWTTTLPLTGRLTSFSKLSIKDRTRVLHSWRTSSLASFRVLFKQLSQIAKHVYLRASPLFDEVTGYPSAPSGWHPIESYPFEFMDFNTSQTPIQLETDVIVVGSGCGAGVVARAIATAGHGVIVVDKSYHFQTSSLPLDHSEGFFHLFEQSGMLASEDGSITVTAGSCFGGGGTVNWSACLQTQNTVRDEWADERSLTFFKSSEFQTHLDSVCERMGVSDEFIRHNHGNSALLEGGRKLGFSAKPVPQNTGNCEHHDGHCAMGCWRGEKQGPVNGWFPDAAQCGAKFIQGFKVDRVLFAKKGKHVARGVIGTWTPKNSKDTTPRVVTIKAKRVVISAGSLCSPIILKNSGLKASNGTSISVAICICIQRHSWGAFSNKRRAHGKASGILTSVVTSLDNLDGKGHGVKLERVSMIPSMALPWLNWTSGLDYKLLLSKYRHMEIFIAITRDRDAGQVLIDPTRGTPRVAYTPSKFDTRSNLTGMIALAKILYVQGAREIHPALPGLRPFIRAQEGPENPVDDSAGITDERFQSWLKEMAAHGNKTPETPFCSAHQMSSCRMSAKESEGVVDEFGKVWGFEGLYVADASVLPSASGVNPMVTIMAICERIGSAIAKDLALERQETARI; encoded by the exons ATGGCAGAAATTCCAGCTGCAATGACCAGCCCCCGCTCAGTCGGCCTTCCAGAGGCCCCAAACCCAGATCCTTTGCCAGAAGCGCAATGGCATACCTTGCTGGCAGTCATGGACACCGTCGTGTGCTCCTGTCGGAGAAACGAACCCCGTGACGTGGATGAGGCAGGTCTTAGCGATGCTGAATACGAAAAGACCACGATGCATCTCAGGCAAAATACTAGCCTTGATCTTTCCGACACGTCCACATTCGATGCCTTCCTCGCCGAGAAACCCTCCGAAATACCACTCTTTCAAGATATCCTGAAGCGGATGTTGACCGGTTTTCCCCATGATAAACTAGCTACGCTTCACAGCGTACTCTCCCTGATTGA TAACTGGACTACGACCCTCCCTCTTACCGGTCGTCTCACGTCATTCTCCAAATTGTCCATCAAGGACCGGACACGTGTGCTGCACTCTTGGAGAACCAGCTCCTTGGCTAGTTTCCGCGTGCTGTTTAAGCAACTTTCGCAAATCGCCAAGCATGTTTATCTTCGTGCGAGTCCTCTTTTCGACGAAGTCACTGGATACCCATCAGCCCCGTCTGGATGGCACCCAATCGAATCCTACCCTTTCGAATTTATGGACTTCAACACATCGCAAACTCCGATTCAACTGGAAACAGATGTCATCGTCGTGGGCTCAGGTTGTGGTGCTGGTGTCGTCGCGAGGGCCATCGCCACGGCAGGTCATGGCGTCATCGTCGTGGACAAAAGCTACCATTTCCAAACGTCATCGCTGCCTCTTGACCACAGCGAAGGCTTCTTCCATCTTTTCGAACAAAGTGGTATGCTAGCCTCAGAAGATGGGTCCATCACCGTCACAGCGGGATCATGCTTTGGCGGTGGTGGAACAGTCAACTGGAGCGCGTGCCTGCAGACCCAAAACACGGTGCGTGATGAGTGGGCGGACGAGCGAAGTCTCACCTTTTTCAAATCATCCGAGTTCCAGACTCACCTTGATTCTGTCTGCGAGCGCATGGGCGTCAGCGACGAGTTCATTCGTCACAACCATGGCAACTCGGCTCTGCTCGAAGGCGGACGGAAGCTGGGCTTCAGCGCAAAGCCTGTGCCACAGAACACGGGTAACTGCGAGCATCACGATGGGCACTGCGCGATGGGTTGCTGGAGGGGAGAGAAGCAAGGCCCGGTGAACGGATGGTTCCCAGACGCAGCCCAGTGCGGGGCCAAATTTATCCAAGGATTCAAGGTTGACAGGGTGCTTTTCGCGAAGAAGGGTAAACATGTTGCTCGTGGCGTTATAGGAACCTGGACACCGAAGAACTCCAAGGATACGACACCTAGAGTGGTgaccatcaaggccaagagagTTGTTATTTCTGCAGGAAGTCTATGCAGCCCCATCATCTTGAAGAACAGCGGACTGAAGGCAAGCAATGG AACAAGCATATCGGTCGCAATTTGCATCTGCATCCAACGACATTCGTGGGGGGCGTTTTCGAACAAGAGACGCGCCCATGGGAAGGCAA GCGGAATTCTCACGTCTGTAGTAACGAGCCTCGACAATCTGGATGGTAAAGGCCACGGTGTTAAGCTAGAGCGTGTCTCAATGATA CCTTCCATGGCTCTTCCCTGGTTGAATTGGACCTCTGGACTTGACTATAAACTATTGTTATCCAAATATCGCCACATGGAGATATTCATTGCCATTACACGAGATCGTGACGCTGGCCAAGTTCTCATTGACCCGACACGAGGCACGCCTCGTGTGGCTTATACACCCTCCAAATTCGATACCCGCTCAAATCTGACGGGCATGATCGCCTTGGCAAAGATCCTCTACGTCCAAGGTGCCCGAGAAATTCATCCCGCCCTCCCAGGCCTTCGGCCGTTTATCCGCGCACAGGAAGGACCTGAAAATCCTGTTGATGACTCTGCGGGCATCACGGATGAGAGATTCCAATCTTGGCTCAAGGAGATGGCGGCACACGGAAACAAGACGCCGGAAACGCCATTTTGCTCGGCTCACCAGATGAGCTCCTGCCGCATGAGCGCTAAGGAAAGCGAGGGTGTCGTTGATGAGTTTGGCAAAGTTTGGGGCTTTGAAGGGTTGTATGTCGCTGATGCGAGCGTTCTTCCTAGCGCCAGTGGAGTAAACCCCATGGTCACCATCATGGCAATCTGTGAACGGATTGGTTCGGCCATTGCCAAAGACTTGGCATTGGAGAGGCAGGAGACGGCTAGAATTTGA
- a CDS encoding Abhydrolase-3 domain-containing protein, which produces MPVQFSIWEKLKLAFRLTCLAPWQIFVSIVRSLTIAWVRGIPVRMFIVCAAVKVFLRTFSPRQIQYLSLSTKDAYKSWMERRIAKAKKAGNTEAIERLSYDLEPLEDGHSSLLWMGNRRKAKKVVLFFHGGGYIAALLPGHLEWCWRAYVAAGVEMKTEVAVAVLQYTLCPEARYPVQLRQAASGLAHLLRQGVRPRDIVIGGDSAGGNLTAQLLSHLVEPRPTVPRVILSEPLLGAFLVSPWVTRHTNDASFSENSWIDMLSGPTVDKCTKELLGPTETDENYEKLAILACPLDGDKSWMNGLTSVLGRMYVTVGSHEVFRDQAAAFAHEVQQSNPGLNVQFALQRRQAHDFILLEAQEERDGECILEMKEWMKDVLAMRIQHRSE; this is translated from the exons ATGCCTGTTCAATTTTCCATATGGGAGAAGCTTAAGCTAGCTTTCCGTCTAACATGTCTCG CACCCTGGCAGATATTCGTCTCCATTGTACGGTCCCTCACGATCGCCTGGGTCAGAGGCATCCCGGTACGCATGTTTATTGTGTGCGCAGCCGTCAAAGTGTTTCTCAGAACTTTCTCTCCCCGGCAGATTCAGTACTTGTCTCTCTCAACCAAAGATGCATACAAATCATGGATGGAGCGAAGAATTgccaaggcaaagaaggcCGGAAATACCGAAGCTATCGAAAGACTTTCCTACGATCTAGAGCCTCTAGAGGACGGGCATTCGTCACTCCTTTGGATGGGTAATCGACGTAAAGCAAAGAAGGTCGTTCTGTTCTTCCATGGTGGTGGATATATCGCCGCATTGTTGCCTGGGCATTTGGAATGGTGTTGGAGAGCCTACGTCGCTGCGGGTGTCGAGATGAAAACCGAAGTCGCTGTGGCAGTCCTCCAATACACGCTCTGTCCCGAGGCAAGATATCCGGTTCAACTCCGGCAGGCTGCCAGCGGCTTGGCCCATCTTCTACGCCAAGGAGTCCGTCCTCGAGACATTGTTATTGGAGGAGATTCTGCGGGAGGAAACTTGACAGCTCAGCTGCTGAGCCATCTTGTTGAACCACGTCCCACAGTCCCAAGAGTTATCTTGTCCGAGCCACTGCTGGGTGCATTCCTTGTCTCACCATGGGTGACTCGACACACCAATGATGCTTCGTTCTCGGAAAATTCTTGGATTGATATGCTTTCGGGTCCGACTGTGGATAAGTGTACTAAAGAGCTACTGGGTCCTACAGAAACCGACGAGAATTACGAAAAGTTGGCCATCCTCGCCTGCCCTCTGGACGGGGATAAGTCTTGGATGAATGGACTTACTTCTGTTCTTGGTCGGATGTACGTCACCGTTGGAAGCCACGAGGTCTTTCGAGACCAAGCGGCGGCTTTCGCTCATGAGGTGCAACAGTCAAACCCAGGGCTGAATGTGCAGTTTGCGTTGCAGAGGAGGCAAGCCCATGACTTTATCTTGTTGGAGGCTCAAGAGGAACGTGACGGAGAATGTATCCTGGAAATGAAGGAATGGATGAAAGATGTGTTGGCAATGAGGATTCAGCATCGGTCGGAGTGA